The Pseudomonas eucalypticola genome has a window encoding:
- a CDS encoding methyl-accepting chemotaxis protein produces the protein MGTTLRELITSIRDGVTQIASAAEELSAVTEQTSAGVNNQKVETDQVATAMHEMTATVQEVARNAEQASMAATDADGQARDGDKVVNQAIDQIERLASEVKRSTEAMGELQKESDKIGKVMDVIKAVAEQTNLLALNAAIEAARAGEAGRGFAVVADEVRGLAQRTQKSTEEIEGLVAGLQTGTQQVANVMLSSRELTDSSVALTRQAGVSLENITRTVSNIQLMNQQIAAAAEQQSSVAEEISRSIINVRDVSEQTAAASEETAASSVELARLGGQLQMMVSHFRV, from the coding sequence ATGGGCACCACCTTGCGCGAGCTGATCACCAGCATCCGCGACGGCGTGACCCAGATCGCCAGCGCGGCGGAAGAGCTGTCCGCCGTGACCGAGCAGACCAGCGCCGGGGTCAACAATCAGAAAGTGGAGACCGACCAGGTGGCCACGGCCATGCATGAAATGACCGCGACCGTGCAGGAAGTGGCGCGCAATGCCGAGCAGGCTTCCATGGCCGCCACCGACGCCGACGGCCAGGCCCGTGACGGTGACAAGGTGGTCAACCAGGCCATCGACCAGATCGAGCGCCTGGCCAGTGAGGTCAAGCGCTCCACCGAAGCCATGGGGGAGTTGCAGAAGGAAAGCGACAAGATCGGCAAGGTCATGGACGTGATCAAGGCCGTGGCCGAGCAGACCAACCTGCTGGCGTTGAACGCCGCCATCGAAGCGGCCCGCGCCGGCGAGGCTGGCCGGGGCTTTGCCGTGGTGGCCGACGAAGTGCGGGGCCTGGCCCAGCGCACGCAGAAGTCCACCGAGGAAATCGAAGGCCTGGTAGCCGGCCTGCAGACCGGTACCCAGCAAGTCGCCAACGTGATGCTCAGCAGCCGCGAGCTGACCGACAGCAGCGTGGCCCTGACCCGCCAGGCCGGTGTATCACTGGAAAACATCACCCGCACCGTGTCCAACATCCAGCTGATGAACCAGCAGATCGCCGCGGCGGCCGAGCAACAGAGCTCGGTGGCCGAAGAGATCAGCCGCAGCATCATCAACGTGCGCGATGTATCGGAACAGACCGCCGCGGCCAGCGAAGAAACCGCAGCGTCCAGCGTCGAGCTGGCACGCCTGGGTGGGCAGTTGCAGATGATGGTCAGCCACTTCCGCGTGTAG
- a CDS encoding sarcosine oxidase subunit gamma, whose translation MSSLKAETYIGQPALQRCVLLDLTDVPRVGFRGAQSADYLRQRGFVLPDAPNRAVTQADGSHIARLSSTEYFLLGSLADAGQRIADEEARWELDHSANYLLPRHDSHAWIQLSGHQLPALMAKLCGVDLRPEAFGPGAVAQTSAARINVIVINLGGDTVPTFQILFDRASHAYFLGAVNDALQEFA comes from the coding sequence ATGTCCAGTCTGAAAGCTGAAACGTACATCGGCCAACCGGCCCTGCAACGCTGCGTTCTTCTCGACCTCACCGACGTGCCGAGGGTCGGTTTTCGTGGTGCCCAGAGTGCCGACTATCTGCGCCAGCGTGGCTTCGTGCTACCCGATGCTCCCAACCGTGCGGTCACCCAAGCCGATGGCAGCCACATAGCGCGGCTCTCCTCCACCGAATACTTTCTGCTCGGCAGCCTGGCCGACGCGGGCCAGCGCATCGCCGACGAAGAAGCCCGCTGGGAGCTGGACCACAGCGCCAACTACCTGCTGCCGCGCCACGACAGCCATGCCTGGATACAGCTCAGTGGCCATCAGTTGCCGGCGCTGATGGCCAAGCTGTGCGGCGTCGACCTGCGGCCCGAGGCCTTCGGCCCCGGTGCGGTGGCGCAGACTTCGGCGGCGCGAATCAACGTGATCGTGATCAATCTCGGCGGCGATACCGTGCCCACCTTCCAGATCCTCTTCGACCGCGCCTCCCACGCGTATTTCCTCGGCGCCGTGAACGACGCTCTGCAAGAATTCGCCTGA
- a CDS encoding 2Fe-2S iron-sulfur cluster-binding protein: protein MSRLPAPMGLLIDRDQPLTFSFDDKPYQGFAGDSIASALLANGRFLLSRSFKYHRPRGPLSMAGQDANSLVQLPSEPNVLADMQPLVQGLAATGQNFNGTLDNDKDAWLGKFSKFMPVGFYYRSFYKPKGMWKVWEPIIRKKAGLGVLDLKFQPEYYDKAYLFTDLAVIGAGPAGLQAALSAANAGAKVLLIEQSPILGGSLTYARFDIEGVRGESLRRELVTAVENHANIQVLKQATCNAWFTDNYLPVIQGKRLYKVRASHCLIASGSFDQPVVFRNNDLPGVMLTSAAQRLMKLYAVKPGNTAVVLTGNDDGYLAALDLHEQGVKVAAVVDLRNGPADRALLRALEQRAITLHVDTTVFEALHESGMRHVNGVELRKITGQGQVASSALKLDCDLLCMSGGYMPVYQLLCQAGGKLAYDDQLAEFTLSGLPRIVHVAGSVNGCHSLDNVLSDATNCAADIVTALGRNAQARVNLAPEARVNFPWPIFPHPKGKDFVDFDEDLQVQDIINATKIGYRDVQLVKRYSTVGMGPSQGRHSALPTARLVAQATQRNISETGVTTARPPFVAEKLAHVAGRAFDPYRQTPLHRRHLEAGAKMMPAGIWQRPAFYGKASQREQCMQAEALHVRNKVGIIDVSTLGGLDVRGPDAAELLNRMYTFAFLKQPVGRSRYALMTNEHGVVIDDGVCARFAENHFYVTATTSGVDRIYQQMLKWNAQWRLNVDIANVTAAISAVNVAGPDARKVLEKVCTDLDLSPAGFPYLAVRQGTVAGIKARLLRVGFVGELGYEIHVPARHALALWDALMDAGKAFDIRPFGVETQRLLRLEKGHVIISQDTDGMTHPAEIDMGWAVSRNKPFFIGRRSVDILEAQPMTRKLVGFTLPKGSVQPLEGHLVLSGPDISGNVTSCEYSETLGQVIGLAYAGFDQSQPGQHIPIRVEGGIMVQATVVKLPFFDPDNLRQEL from the coding sequence ATGAGCCGCCTCCCCGCCCCCATGGGCCTGCTGATCGACCGCGACCAGCCGCTGACCTTCAGTTTCGACGACAAGCCCTACCAGGGGTTCGCCGGCGACAGCATCGCCAGCGCGCTGCTGGCCAACGGGCGCTTCCTGCTGTCGCGCTCGTTCAAATACCACCGCCCGCGCGGCCCGCTGAGCATGGCCGGCCAGGACGCCAACAGCCTGGTACAACTGCCGAGTGAGCCCAATGTACTGGCCGACATGCAGCCGCTGGTACAGGGCCTGGCCGCCACCGGGCAGAACTTCAACGGCACTCTGGATAACGACAAGGACGCCTGGCTGGGCAAGTTCTCCAAGTTCATGCCGGTGGGCTTCTACTACCGCTCGTTCTACAAGCCCAAGGGCATGTGGAAGGTGTGGGAGCCGATCATTCGCAAAAAGGCCGGGCTAGGCGTGCTGGACCTCAAGTTCCAGCCCGAGTATTACGACAAGGCCTACCTGTTCACCGACCTGGCCGTGATCGGTGCCGGGCCCGCCGGCCTGCAAGCTGCCCTCAGTGCGGCCAATGCCGGGGCCAAGGTGCTGCTGATCGAGCAAAGCCCGATCCTCGGTGGCTCGCTGACCTATGCGCGCTTCGACATCGAGGGCGTACGCGGCGAAAGCCTGCGCCGCGAACTGGTCACCGCCGTGGAGAACCACGCCAACATCCAGGTGCTCAAACAGGCCACCTGCAACGCCTGGTTCACCGACAACTACCTGCCGGTGATTCAGGGCAAGCGCCTGTATAAAGTTCGCGCCAGCCACTGCCTGATCGCCAGCGGCTCGTTCGACCAGCCGGTGGTTTTCCGCAACAACGACCTGCCCGGGGTGATGCTGACCAGCGCCGCCCAACGGCTGATGAAGCTGTATGCGGTAAAACCGGGCAACACCGCCGTGGTGCTGACCGGCAACGATGACGGCTACCTGGCCGCCCTGGACCTGCACGAGCAGGGCGTGAAAGTGGCCGCCGTGGTCGACCTGCGCAACGGCCCCGCCGACCGCGCCCTGCTGCGCGCACTGGAGCAGCGTGCCATCACCTTGCATGTCGACACCACGGTGTTCGAAGCCCTGCACGAAAGCGGCATGCGCCACGTGAACGGCGTAGAGCTGCGCAAGATCACCGGCCAGGGCCAGGTGGCCAGCAGCGCGCTGAAACTGGATTGCGACCTGCTATGCATGTCCGGCGGCTACATGCCCGTCTACCAACTGCTGTGCCAGGCCGGGGGCAAGCTGGCCTATGACGATCAACTGGCCGAATTCACCCTCAGCGGCCTGCCGAGGATTGTGCATGTGGCCGGCTCGGTGAACGGCTGCCACAGCCTGGACAACGTGCTCAGCGACGCCACCAACTGCGCCGCCGATATCGTCACCGCCCTGGGCCGGAACGCACAGGCGCGTGTCAACCTGGCGCCCGAAGCGCGGGTCAACTTCCCCTGGCCGATTTTCCCGCACCCCAAGGGCAAGGACTTCGTCGACTTCGATGAAGACCTGCAAGTGCAGGACATCATCAACGCCACCAAGATCGGCTACCGTGACGTGCAACTGGTGAAGCGCTACTCCACCGTCGGCATGGGGCCGTCCCAGGGCCGTCATTCGGCCCTGCCCACGGCGCGGCTGGTGGCGCAGGCCACCCAGCGCAACATCAGTGAAACGGGGGTCACCACCGCGCGGCCGCCGTTCGTGGCGGAGAAACTCGCCCATGTCGCCGGCCGTGCCTTCGACCCCTACCGCCAGACGCCCCTGCACCGCCGCCATTTGGAAGCCGGGGCGAAAATGATGCCTGCCGGTATCTGGCAGCGGCCGGCGTTTTACGGCAAGGCTTCGCAACGCGAGCAGTGCATGCAGGCCGAAGCGCTGCATGTGCGCAACAAGGTCGGCATCATCGATGTGTCGACCCTGGGCGGCCTGGACGTGCGCGGCCCGGACGCCGCCGAACTGCTCAACCGCATGTACACCTTCGCGTTCCTCAAGCAGCCTGTGGGCCGTTCGCGCTACGCACTGATGACCAACGAGCACGGCGTAGTAATCGATGATGGTGTGTGCGCACGCTTCGCTGAGAACCACTTCTACGTCACCGCCACCACCAGCGGTGTCGACCGCATCTACCAGCAGATGCTCAAGTGGAATGCGCAGTGGCGGCTGAACGTCGACATCGCCAACGTCACGGCAGCCATTTCGGCGGTGAACGTGGCGGGGCCGGATGCGCGCAAAGTCCTGGAAAAAGTGTGCACCGACCTGGACCTGTCGCCCGCCGGTTTCCCTTACCTGGCCGTGCGTCAGGGCACCGTGGCCGGGATCAAGGCGCGGCTGTTGCGGGTAGGCTTCGTCGGCGAGCTGGGCTATGAAATCCACGTGCCCGCCCGCCACGCGCTGGCACTGTGGGACGCGTTGATGGACGCCGGCAAGGCCTTCGACATTCGCCCCTTCGGCGTCGAAACCCAGCGCCTGCTGCGCCTGGAAAAAGGCCATGTGATCATCAGCCAGGACACCGATGGCATGACCCACCCTGCCGAGATCGACATGGGTTGGGCGGTCAGCCGCAACAAGCCGTTTTTCATCGGCCGCCGCTCGGTGGACATCCTGGAAGCCCAGCCCATGACCCGCAAGCTGGTGGGCTTCACCCTGCCCAAGGGCAGTGTGCAGCCGCTGGAAGGTCACCTGGTACTGAGCGGGCCGGACATCAGCGGCAACGTCACCTCATGCGAATACTCCGAAACCCTGGGGCAGGTCATCGGCCTCGCCTATGCGGGCTTTGACCAGAGCCAGCCTGGCCAACACATTCCCATCCGTGTGGAAGGCGGCATCATGGTCCAGGCCACCGTAGTGAAACTGCCCTTCTTCGACCCTGACAACCTGCGCCAGGAGCTGTAA
- a CDS encoding sarcosine oxidase subunit delta — MKIMICPLNGPRNISEFTYGGEFKAMPDPVTCTDAQWADYVFNCDNIAGVVREWWMHTPSSYWFLAERHTVTDEIIRTFDPQEVFTTRVEFAAKEIAG, encoded by the coding sequence ATGAAAATCATGATTTGCCCGCTCAACGGGCCGCGCAACATCAGCGAATTCACCTACGGCGGCGAGTTCAAGGCCATGCCCGACCCCGTCACCTGCACTGACGCGCAATGGGCCGACTACGTGTTCAACTGCGACAACATCGCCGGCGTGGTGCGCGAATGGTGGATGCACACGCCGTCCAGCTACTGGTTCCTGGCAGAGCGCCACACGGTCACTGACGAGATCATCCGGACCTTCGACCCGCAGGAAGTCTTCACCACCCGCGTGGAATTCGCCGCCAAGGAGATCGCAGGATGA
- a CDS encoding FAD-dependent oxidoreductase, giving the protein MPFNLLKYGLSSEYPVEVDLPAPKELKPSYDVVIIGGGGHGLATAYYLAKYHGITNIAVLEKAYLGGGNTARNTAVIRSNYLTSEGVKFYAESVRLFEGLSNEFDFNIMYSHRGQLTLAHTDATVRSFRQRAEVNKHFGGRTEMIDRQQIRELVPSLNLDPGHLPVLAGLWHMDGATARHDAVAWGYAKQAAKRGVEIHQLTEVQELVIENGAITAVKTNRGTIRCGCAVQAIAGHSSLMMAKAGIRSPIQTFPLQAMVTQPFKPFLDPLVSSSALHCYVQQTSRGEVVFGGGSDPYPLFNTRSTLDLKESLLAHAIEMFPFLANAKLMRQWAGITDMTPDYSPIMGLSPVKNYYLDAGWGTWGFKATPICGKTMAELVASGGKVPELIKPFGLARFSTFKQVNEMGATAASH; this is encoded by the coding sequence ATGCCCTTCAACCTGCTGAAATACGGGCTCAGCTCGGAGTACCCGGTCGAGGTCGACCTGCCTGCGCCCAAGGAACTCAAGCCCTCCTATGACGTGGTCATCATCGGCGGTGGCGGCCATGGCCTGGCCACGGCCTATTACCTGGCCAAGTACCATGGCATCACCAACATTGCCGTGCTGGAAAAGGCCTACCTGGGTGGCGGCAACACCGCGCGCAACACGGCCGTGATCCGCTCCAACTACCTGACCAGCGAAGGCGTGAAGTTCTATGCCGAGTCGGTACGGCTGTTCGAAGGCCTGTCCAACGAGTTCGATTTCAACATCATGTATTCGCACCGGGGCCAGTTGACCCTGGCGCACACCGACGCCACCGTGCGCTCGTTCCGCCAGCGCGCCGAGGTGAACAAGCACTTTGGCGGGCGCACCGAAATGATCGACCGCCAGCAGATCCGCGAACTGGTGCCCAGCCTCAACCTGGACCCCGGCCACCTGCCAGTGCTGGCCGGGCTGTGGCACATGGACGGTGCCACCGCCCGCCACGACGCCGTGGCCTGGGGCTATGCCAAGCAGGCCGCCAAGCGCGGGGTGGAGATCCACCAGCTCACCGAAGTGCAGGAACTGGTGATCGAGAACGGCGCCATCACCGCCGTGAAAACCAACCGCGGCACCATCCGGTGCGGCTGCGCGGTGCAGGCTATCGCCGGGCACAGTTCGCTGATGATGGCCAAGGCCGGCATCCGCTCCCCCATCCAGACCTTCCCGTTGCAGGCCATGGTAACCCAGCCGTTCAAGCCGTTCCTCGACCCGCTGGTGAGTTCTTCGGCGCTGCACTGCTACGTGCAGCAAACCAGCCGTGGCGAGGTGGTGTTCGGCGGCGGCTCCGACCCTTACCCGCTGTTCAATACCCGCTCTACCCTGGACCTGAAGGAAAGCCTGCTGGCCCATGCCATCGAGATGTTCCCGTTCCTGGCCAACGCCAAGCTGATGCGGCAATGGGCGGGCATCACCGACATGACCCCGGACTACAGCCCGATCATGGGCCTGTCACCGGTGAAGAACTATTACCTGGACGCGGGTTGGGGCACCTGGGGTTTCAAGGCCACGCCCATCTGCGGCAAGACCATGGCCGAACTGGTGGCCAGCGGCGGCAAGGTGCCGGAGCTGATCAAGCCCTTCGGCCTGGCCCGCTTCAGCACCTTCAAGCAAGTCAACGAAATGGGCGCCACCGCGGCCAGCCACTGA